TTACATATTGATATGTtgacaaatattgttaaatgttaACAGGATTAATGCTTTCACTTTTAAGTTTCATCagagattatattattttgctatttcacttatttatttaagtaatctctatacccaggcggggcttaaactcacaaccccgagatccagaattcttttttttttaaagattttatttatttatttgacagagagaaatcacaagtagacagagaggcaggcagagagagagagagggaagcagcctccctgctgagcagagagcctgatgcgggactcgatcacaggtccctgagatcatgacctgagccgaaggcagcagcttaacccactgagccacccaggcgccccaagattcaGAATTCTATGTTTtaccaactgagacagccaggcactcttgttttgttttgttctaagattttattttattttattttagagagaatgcgAGTGGCTGGAGGaatagaggaggaaggagagggacaagcagactccctgatatGCATGGAGACCAGTGTGcagtttgatcccaagaccctgagatcacaacctgagttgaaggcagacccttaaccaactgagtcacccaggtgtcccacgcAACCTTGATTTGCTACTtcatttaaattctgtattttttctatttgaatagaaaatatttttaaaaatacaaatgaatacaaaatgaaaagcaaatctcCATCCTACTGTTCCACAAATGAGAGATGATTGCATTTTAAAGCAGACTCAATTAACTTTGCGAAAAACACATGTATTCTAAAGTTAATTTTGccttaattagtattttttttcctatagagaatctctgctgagtgtggagctcgatctcaggatcctgagatcataacctgagtcaaaaccaagaatcagatgcttaactgactgagccacccaggcgcccccttaagtAGTATTTTGATCAAGAGAACCACAAAGAGGGAACACATAATTATCATCAAGCAATCAAAAAGTGTCACTACAAAAAATTATGTCTCTTTTCTTCAGTTTGTAAAGTGGTCAGTGACTGAGCATCTGCTAACACATCTAGCTAAAGATGAAAAATGTATTAtcatatctatatagatatcatATACTAGTATGATAGTATATATACTAGTATGTACATCAGATTGGCAATTTTGTCTAAAACTTGAAGAATTCAAGACTCCATTTTCCTCCTAGAGATAGCAGAATGCCTAGAAGTCTTCTGGCTATATGTGGGCTgcaaaaaaaagacaatttaaaattatacagGAATGTGTGAAAAACCAATGCTGCAagataaagaaaatgcttttgtaTTCTAGTGAGCATACTGGTCTTACTGGTAAGTAAAATGCTTTTAAACACCCACACAGTTCATTGCATACAACTGGAATGTGCCATCTACATTAAAATCCAGGTTAAGATACTTTATTCTAGGTGGCTTTGAAGCAAAAGGAAGtaaatagaagaaacaaaatggtAAAATCAGTTATGAAAATATCTAAtattagctttttgtttttgttttaaaggttttttaaatgATTGCCCACTTTTACATttatactatatccagctaaaaAAGTATATTAGGTAATAGgaagaaaaacttagaaaaaaatctcattagcTTTTAGGAGATGGCCTATAACACTGATTCCCTTCCTAGATAAAATTACAATCTCACTGCTCCATAGATCTGAGCCTGTCAAGGCATCCCTAAAAGAGACATTACTGTTCCGAATTTAACTTCCCTTGAAGAATGGCatgatagttttactttttagagAAACTTTTAGATCTACAAAGTGTatatttttccatgaaaaataaataattgggtAGATCATAAGAAGCAGGTTATGCTTAAAAGAAACTCACCAGATGGGATGTTGACTCACTGGATTTGCAAAGTGGAAATAAGTTCCCAGATGAATCCCCGCAAAGTATGTCTTGTTCTGAACTCAACTGCTCGTTGCACTTTAGAAAATTAAACTCCGTCTTTCCAGTGTGGGCAACGCACAAATTGTAGGAATAAGGCAAAGTCCCTTCACTGTAGGTGGGAGGGACCACAGGTCCTGACTTGACACACAGACCAGGCTGAAAGCAGCCCAAGGTGGTGAGGCTGGAGGAGCGACGAAGGTGTAAGGCGATGGCCAGAGTCACAGCCAGGAGGAAAAGTACTGAGATCAAGGCCAACGCTACGACCAGGTAAAACTGCAGCTCAGCCTGGGGATCAGAGGGCTCAGGGCGATCGCTGACATCCGGCAGCACCTCTTGTAAGCTGTCGGCGAAAACCAGGAGCAGCGTAGCCGTGGCCGAGAGCGGCGGCTGTCCCCCATCCCGCACAGCGACCAGCAGGCGCTGGCGGGCCGCGTCCCGGTCGCCCAAAGCACGCGCCGTGCGCACCTCGCCCGTGCGCAGCCCCAAGCTGAAGAGTCCCGGCTCGCTGGCCTGCAGCACGTGGTACGACAGCCAGGCATTGTGTCCCGAGTCGGCGTCCACCGCCACCACCTTGGTGACCAGGTAGCCGGGCTGCGCGGCGCGCGGCACCGTGTCGAACAGCGCCGAGCCGTCGGGCCCCAGCGCCGGGTACAGCACCCGCGGCGCGTTGTCGTTGCGGTCGCCCACCAACACGCGCAGGCTCACGTTGGCGCTGAGCGCGGGCGAGCCCTGGTCGCGCGCCTGCAAGGTCAGCTCGAAGGCGCGCAGCTGCTCGTGGTCGAAGGCGCGCTGCGCGAACACCACCCCGCTCTGCGCGCTCACGGACACATAGGACGCCAGCGCCCGTGGCTCCAGGTCGCTGGCGACGATGGAGTAGGAGACGCGACCGTTGGGCCCCAGGTCGGGGTCGGAGGCGCTGACTTGGGCAATCGAGGCGCCTGGAGGATTGTTCTCTGCCACATGAACGACATACGAAGGCTGTTGGAAAACCGGCGCGTTGTCGTTGATATCGCCAATGTGTAGGGTGATGCTTGAGCTAGAGGAAAGGGGGGGCTTGCCCCTGTCGGTGGCTGTGATAGTGACATTATACTCAGGAGTCTGCTCACGGTCTAGAACTCCATCTGTCACTAATTTATAGGAGTTTATCGAAGAAGAGACTATTTTAAATGGAACATCACCTTCTAATTTACAAACAACTTCTCCGTTGTGTCCAGAATCCTTGTCACGGATTTTAAGCAAAGCAACGTGTGTTCCCAGCTTGGTGTCCTCCATAACGATATCCCGCAGAGATTGGAATACCATTTCTGGGAAATTGTCATTTATGTCTTGGACCTCTATCTCCACGGTACATTGGGCAATCATTCCTCCACCATCCCTTGCTTCCAAAACTATGGAATATTCTTTGACCTCCTCAAAATCTAACGTATGTAGAATAGTAATTTCCCCCGTAATAGAATTTAGGTCAAACTGGGTGATCTGGCCTGCTTCCGTGAAAGAGAAAGTGATCTGGGCATTGACACCCTCATCCTGGTCAGTGGCCATCACTCGAAGCACAAGGGTGCCCGGAAGAACGTTTTCCGGAACAGCCACCCTGTATAGCTCTTGGCTAAACACTGGAGGGTTATCATTGGCATCAGTCACTAGGACCTGTATCTGGGCAGTACTACTAAGGGATGGATCCCCGCCGTCCAATGCCGTCAAGATCAACTGGTAGGATTTCTGCTCTTCCCGGTCTAAAGGCACCTTCAGTACCAGCTCAGGGTATTTACTGCcatctaatttttctttattcacgAGTGAGAAATGATCATTGGGGCTGAGCTGGTAATTCTGTAGTGAGTTGGTACCAATATCTGCATCATGGGCAGATCCTAAAATAAATCGTGCCCCGAGCTTTGTAGACTCACTTATTTGCAGGTCAAAGGAAGTTTGGGTGAACTTGGGGGTATGGTCATTAATATCTTCGATGTCCACACTCACGTGATAAAAGTTCAACGGATTCTCAGCAACAGCCTCAAATTCCAGAGTACAGGCTGTCTTCTTCCCACATATCTGCTCCCGGTCTAGCCTGCTGCCCACAAGTAGCTCCCCGCTCTTGGCGCTCACGGTGAAGTAAGCCTTCTCCGAACTGACGCGCAGTTGTCGAGTCGGTAACTCATGCACGCTCAGTCCCAAATCCTTGGCGAGGTTCCCCACCACCGAGCCCTCGGGCATTTCCTCGGGAATCCCGTAGCGGATCTGCTCAGACAGCGCCGGCCAGAACAAAGACAGCAGGAAGGGAAAGAGCACCGGCCGCCTCTCAGCCCAGCCCCTCTCCGCAGCGCCGCTCCCCATCCCTCTTGCTCCCTTCAGGTTGCTCACCGGCCTGGAGACGCCGGATCACAAATAATCTCTGCGCTGCAGACGTCCAGAGCTCCGAACGGCCTGTAAGTCctgtgtgagggtcagggtttcTTCTTTTCCACAGGAGGAAGTGGTGTAAAGGCTCGGGCTAACGAGTCGGCTAGGGAAAGTGCGCTGCGGCTGCGCGAAGAGATCGCCAGTGCCCAAGCTCTCCATTTTGGCCAACAGCGGCGCCCACAGTCCGCACTAGGACACTGCAGCCTCTGCTGCTTCAGTTTAACCAGCTACAATAATGACAACCCTGAGCATTActgtacaaattatttttatatatctatatatttaatgacGATTGATTCATATTCTTAGCTACAGAAACATACCAAATTCCTAGGTTTTCAGGGTAATCCATATGTTGACATAATtattcctccatcttcaaatcCACACTTTAATAGATGACTATCACACAGAGTAGGTCTAAAGGATTTCAGAGTACAGTAATTTTGAATACTTACCAATTAGCAGTATATGAAtaaagttttgttcttctttccttgtttctctttatcttgatttctttcctttttgggtATCTCTATGTTGATTCATTTCAACTTTTCAGAAAGCATCAGTAATGCTGAAATTGCCTTTAAAAGGTCACAATTTATACTTACCTCTAAAcctttatttcaaaatagtttcAATAATTTCTTTATAGTAATATTATCTGATGTACACTTCTATCAGTGAAGGAAATGATAGCCGGAAAAAACTTTAGCCTATTCCCTCTCCTTTGCATTGCACAATTATTTTCCTGGttataaaatataacatcaaCCTTCAAAGATACCAGAGAGATATATTTTGCCTTCAAACACAAAGTAGCTAACCTTGATCTATTGCAATGAGGTACTGGTTCTCACTTTTGTGCTTAAATACAATATCCCATGATGACCTCAGTTGATGAAACAGTCCTTAGAATATTCATTCGCAATAGCATACTGGGTTTAACAGttgtttctctcctttgtttaaaaatgtttttaagtatcAAATGAATCTGGCTGGGGGAGTCTCCTTATCAAAATACCTGATAATCATATTTCTGCCCAACAAAGTGTCAGTAATATTGTCTTTTCCCCAAGCTTTTTATACATCTGAACCCTATGAAATATATGAAACCCACTTCCACACTATTGTACATCCCCTTTTATCCAAAATACCACCAATGCTATGTTCCCCCCAAAAATCCTTCTATTTAACTGGAAAGTGTAAACATAGCCAGGA
This genomic interval from Neovison vison isolate M4711 chromosome 1, ASM_NN_V1, whole genome shotgun sequence contains the following:
- the LOC122890074 gene encoding protocadherin gamma-B4 isoform X14: MGSGAAERGWAERRPVLFPFLLSLFWPALSEQIRYGIPEEMPEGSVVGNLAKDLGLSVHELPTRQLRVSSEKAYFTVSAKSGELLVGSRLDREQICGKKTACTLEFEAVAENPLNFYHVSVDIEDINDHTPKFTQTSFDLQISESTKLGARFILGSAHDADIGTNSLQNYQLSPNDHFSLVNKEKLDGSKYPELVLKVPLDREEQKSYQLILTALDGGDPSLSSTAQIQVLVTDANDNPPVFSQELYRVAVPENVLPGTLVLRVMATDQDEGVNAQITFSFTEAGQITQFDLNSITGEITILHTLDFEEVKEYSIVLEARDGGGMIAQCTVEIEVQDINDNFPEMVFQSLRDIVMEDTKLGTHVALLKIRDKDSGHNGEVVCKLEGDVPFKIVSSSINSYKLVTDGVLDREQTPEYNVTITATDRGKPPLSSSSSITLHIGDINDNAPVFQQPSYVVHVAENNPPGASIAQVSASDPDLGPNGRVSYSIVASDLEPRALASYVSVSAQSGVVFAQRAFDHEQLRAFELTLQARDQGSPALSANVSLRVLVGDRNDNAPRVLYPALGPDGSALFDTVPRAAQPGYLVTKVVAVDADSGHNAWLSYHVLQASEPGLFSLGLRTGEVRTARALGDRDAARQRLLVAVRDGGQPPLSATATLLLVFADSLQEVLPDVSDRPEPSDPQAELQFYLVVALALISVLFLLAVTLAIALHLRRSSSLTTLGCFQPGLCVKSGPVVPPTYSEGTLPYSYNLCVAHTGKTEFNFLKCNEQLSSEQDILCGDSSGNLFPLCKSSESTSHLQAPPNTDWRFSQAQRPGTSGSQNGDETGTWPNNQFDTEMLQAMILASASEAADGSSTLGGGAGTMGLSARYGPQFTLQHVPDYRQNVYIPGSNATLTNAAGKRDGKTPAGGNGNKKKSGKKEKK
- the LOC122890074 gene encoding protocadherin gamma-B4 isoform X20, which codes for MGSGAAERGWAERRPVLFPFLLSLFWPALSEQIRYGIPEEMPEGSVVGNLAKDLGLSVHELPTRQLRVSSEKAYFTVSAKSGELLVGSRLDREQICGKKTACTLEFEAVAENPLNFYHVSVDIEDINDHTPKFTQTSFDLQISESTKLGARFILGSAHDADIGTNSLQNYQLSPNDHFSLVNKEKLDGSKYPELVLKVPLDREEQKSYQLILTALDGGDPSLSSTAQIQVLVTDANDNPPVFSQELYRVAVPENVLPGTLVLRVMATDQDEGVNAQITFSFTEAGQITQFDLNSITGEITILHTLDFEEVKEYSIVLEARDGGGMIAQCTVEIEVQDINDNFPEMVFQSLRDIVMEDTKLGTHVALLKIRDKDSGHNGEVVCKLEGDVPFKIVSSSINSYKLVTDGVLDREQTPEYNVTITATDRGKPPLSSSSSITLHIGDINDNAPVFQQPSYVVHVAENNPPGASIAQVSASDPDLGPNGRVSYSIVASDLEPRALASYVSVSAQSGVVFAQRAFDHEQLRAFELTLQARDQGSPALSANVSLRVLVGDRNDNAPRVLYPALGPDGSALFDTVPRAAQPGYLVTKVVAVDADSGHNAWLSYHVLQASEPGLFSLGLRTGEVRTARALGDRDAARQRLLVAVRDGGQPPLSATATLLLVFADSLQEVLPDVSDRPEPSDPQAELQFYLVVALALISVLFLLAVTLAIALHLRRSSSLTTLGCFQPGLCVKSGPVVPPTYSEGTLPYSYNLCVAHTGKTEFNFLKCNEQLSSEQDILCGDSSGNLFPLCKSSESTSHLPTYSQKTSRHSAISRRKMES